From Saccharothrix espanaensis DSM 44229, the proteins below share one genomic window:
- a CDS encoding YhgE/Pip domain-containing protein: MATPQDRPPAAVAVVTAVVGALVALVLGLLTFGVQATVHPREVPLAVAVGADAPPPLRAVADKLGAASTAEVVWRVTTPEEARGLLAAQDVYGVLELAPGGASIVLSGAVNPSGTQVAQQVLAGVAQGAGLRAEVVTVNPASAAGRTAPLAASALLWVAGLVAGAAFVRLVRRAAVWTRLLGALSAAVLGVGVVAGFFAVWDSSLPLGWDVLGYLGLVAAAFVLVQAALLRLLGLRAMAVLGPLYLMAPAVAGQVPELLDPVYRAVLWSWTPFRFSTEGLRALLQGGVVDGAQVWVFVGLAVVGLVVLLVPGKAGLGGEEAQPDLADGVVDVGVDEADRLPGAERQHAP, encoded by the coding sequence ATGGCCACACCACAGGACCGGCCGCCGGCGGCCGTCGCGGTGGTCACCGCGGTCGTGGGCGCGCTGGTCGCGCTGGTCTTGGGGCTGCTCACGTTCGGCGTGCAGGCGACGGTCCACCCCCGTGAGGTGCCGCTGGCGGTCGCGGTCGGAGCGGACGCCCCGCCGCCGTTGCGCGCGGTGGCCGACAAGCTGGGTGCCGCGTCGACGGCGGAGGTGGTGTGGCGGGTCACCACGCCGGAGGAGGCGCGCGGGCTGCTGGCGGCGCAGGACGTCTACGGGGTGCTCGAACTCGCGCCCGGCGGGGCGTCGATCGTGTTGTCCGGCGCGGTGAACCCGTCGGGGACGCAGGTGGCGCAGCAGGTCCTGGCCGGGGTGGCGCAGGGCGCGGGGCTGCGGGCCGAGGTGGTGACGGTGAACCCGGCCTCGGCGGCGGGCCGGACCGCGCCGCTGGCCGCGAGCGCGTTGCTGTGGGTCGCCGGACTGGTGGCCGGGGCGGCGTTCGTCCGGCTGGTCCGCCGGGCGGCGGTGTGGACGCGGCTGCTGGGGGCGTTGTCCGCGGCCGTGCTCGGGGTGGGCGTGGTCGCCGGGTTCTTCGCGGTGTGGGACTCGTCGTTGCCGCTGGGGTGGGACGTCCTGGGCTACCTCGGGCTGGTCGCGGCGGCGTTCGTCCTGGTGCAGGCGGCGTTGTTGCGGCTGCTCGGGCTGCGCGCGATGGCCGTGCTCGGGCCGCTGTACCTGATGGCACCGGCGGTGGCGGGGCAGGTGCCCGAACTGCTCGACCCGGTCTACCGCGCGGTGCTGTGGTCCTGGACGCCGTTCCGGTTCTCGACCGAGGGGCTGCGGGCGTTGTTGCAGGGCGGCGTGGTCGACGGCGCACAGGTGTGGGTGTTCGTGGGGCTGGCCGTGGTGGGGCTGGTGGTGCTGCTGGTGCCGGGGAAGGCGGGACTAGGAGGAGAGGAAGCTCAGCCGGACCTTGCGGACGGGGTTGTCGACGTTGGTGTCGACGAGGCAGATCGACTGCCAGGTGCCGAGCGCCAGCACGCCC
- a CDS encoding flagellar basal body-associated FliL family protein yields the protein MFSGGEGPPPKKNNTKVWIIVGLVVVLIGGGLTTFFLTRDSGSQNAAGTSTSAPAPTTTAAKPTTTSKSGTENATCKPTKADWNCLRVQDLSYSYDVPKAWAPSPISAGVEGMKDVKLTGVTVYGNYDCGGSRYNRGSTGGVVVPQGDLAAVAKDFAQKLGAQYYSSGKSVDVKLSEPKSVKVPNGSKAEIEGVQVDATISTTGSDCLASKGMVKVLVLKGSTGFHVFMANGDLEGGPAEPKGPTEADLQAMVDSVKPLAS from the coding sequence GTGTTCTCCGGCGGCGAAGGCCCGCCACCGAAGAAGAACAACACCAAGGTGTGGATCATCGTCGGCCTGGTCGTCGTGCTGATCGGCGGCGGGCTCACCACCTTCTTCCTCACCCGCGACAGCGGTTCGCAGAACGCCGCCGGCACCAGCACCTCCGCGCCGGCCCCGACCACCACCGCGGCCAAGCCGACCACCACGTCGAAGTCCGGCACCGAGAACGCGACCTGCAAGCCCACCAAGGCGGACTGGAACTGCCTGCGGGTGCAGGACCTGTCCTACAGCTACGACGTGCCCAAGGCGTGGGCGCCGAGCCCGATCTCGGCGGGCGTCGAGGGCATGAAGGACGTCAAGCTCACCGGCGTCACGGTCTACGGCAACTACGACTGCGGCGGCTCGCGCTACAACCGGGGCAGCACCGGTGGCGTGGTCGTGCCGCAGGGCGACCTGGCCGCCGTGGCGAAGGACTTCGCGCAGAAGCTCGGCGCCCAGTACTACAGCTCCGGCAAGTCCGTCGACGTGAAGCTCAGCGAGCCCAAGTCGGTGAAGGTGCCCAACGGCAGCAAGGCCGAGATCGAGGGCGTGCAGGTCGACGCCACGATCAGCACCACCGGCAGCGACTGCCTCGCGTCCAAGGGCATGGTGAAGGTGTTGGTGCTCAAGGGTTCCACCGGTTTCCACGTGTTCATGGCCAACGGCGACCTGGAAGGCGGTCCGGCCGAGCCCAAGGGGCCGACCGAAGCCGACCTCCAGGCGATGGTCGACTCCGTGAAACCGCTGGCCTCGTGA
- a CDS encoding HAD family hydrolase, with product MDTLVLWDIDLTLIDARGLGHTWYRTALHAVAGLELVHTPSFPGRTERAITQELLLAHDLEPTEELISRLHTELIDVATREHTELPTHGHALPGAAEALEALARQENVVQSLVTGNLVEIARFKLAAFDLHHHVDFEIGGYGTVSEHRPALVLDAVRRASAKHGKDFSAVVIGDTPHDVHAALHHGAFAIGVATGRSTADELRDSGAHIVLADLSDTSAVLSAVLHR from the coding sequence GTGGACACCTTGGTCCTGTGGGACATCGACCTCACCCTGATCGACGCGCGCGGCCTGGGCCACACCTGGTACCGCACCGCGCTGCACGCCGTGGCCGGGCTGGAACTCGTGCACACGCCGAGCTTCCCCGGCCGCACCGAGCGCGCGATCACCCAGGAACTGCTGCTGGCGCACGACTTGGAGCCGACCGAGGAGCTGATCTCCCGGCTGCACACCGAGCTGATCGACGTGGCGACCAGGGAGCACACCGAGCTGCCAACGCACGGCCACGCGCTGCCCGGCGCGGCCGAGGCCCTGGAGGCGTTGGCGCGCCAGGAGAACGTGGTGCAGTCGCTGGTCACCGGCAACCTGGTGGAGATCGCCCGGTTCAAGCTCGCCGCGTTCGACCTGCACCACCACGTCGACTTCGAGATCGGCGGCTACGGCACCGTGTCCGAGCACCGGCCGGCCCTCGTGCTGGACGCCGTGCGGCGGGCGTCGGCCAAGCACGGCAAGGACTTCTCGGCGGTCGTCATCGGCGACACCCCGCACGACGTCCACGCCGCCCTGCACCACGGCGCTTTCGCCATCGGCGTCGCCACCGGCCGCAGCACCGCCGACGAACTCCGCGACTCCGGGGCGCACATCGTCCTGGCCGACCTCTCGGACACTTCCGCTGTCCTCTCAGCGGTCTTGCACCGCTAG
- a CDS encoding proline--tRNA ligase has protein sequence MITRMSSLFLRTLREDPADAEVPSHKLLVRAGYVRRVAPGGYSWLPLGLRVLRNVERVVREEMDAFGAQEIQFPALLPKEPYEATDRWTEYGPNLFRLKDRKGADYLLGPTHEELFALTVKGEYSSYKDYPVTLYQIQTKYRDEARPRAGILRGREFLMKDSYSFDLTDEGLSESYGKHRDAYIRIFDRLGMDYVIVAATSGAMGGSASEEFLAVAPTGEDTFVRSTESDYAANVEAVTTTPPAEQSVEDKPAAQVHHTPDTPTIESLVAFLNGAGLGRTFTAADTLKNVLVKLIAPGKGPELLAIGLPGDREVDFKRLEAAVEPAEVAMLEESDFAKNAFLVKGYIGPAALQANGVRYLVDPRVVRGTAWVTGADKADHHVVDLVQGRDFTPDGTIDVAEVREGDPSPDGQGVLVAARGIEIGHIFQLGRKYADAFSLDALGPDSRPVRITMGSYGIGVSRLVAAIAEQSHDDRGLIWPRNVAPADVHVVVAGKDETLLAGGERLAGELSAAGLKVLLDDRKASPGVKFADAELIGVPTILVVGRGLANGLVEVKDRRSGERVEVAVADAVQHLLDVVRG, from the coding sequence GTGATCACGAGGATGTCGTCGCTGTTCCTGCGCACCTTGCGCGAGGATCCGGCCGACGCCGAAGTACCCAGCCACAAGCTGTTGGTCCGCGCCGGCTACGTCCGCCGCGTCGCACCGGGCGGGTACTCGTGGCTGCCGCTGGGCCTGCGGGTGTTGCGCAACGTCGAGCGGGTCGTGCGCGAGGAGATGGACGCCTTCGGCGCGCAGGAGATCCAGTTCCCCGCGCTGCTGCCGAAGGAGCCCTACGAGGCCACCGACCGGTGGACCGAGTACGGCCCGAACCTCTTCCGGCTCAAGGACCGCAAGGGCGCGGACTACCTGCTCGGGCCCACCCACGAGGAGCTGTTCGCGCTCACCGTGAAGGGCGAGTACTCGTCGTACAAGGACTACCCGGTCACGCTCTACCAGATCCAGACCAAGTACCGCGACGAGGCGCGCCCCCGCGCGGGCATCCTGCGCGGCCGCGAGTTCCTCATGAAGGACTCGTACTCCTTCGACCTCACCGACGAGGGCCTGTCGGAGTCCTACGGCAAGCACCGGGACGCCTACATCCGGATCTTCGACCGGCTGGGCATGGACTACGTGATCGTGGCGGCGACGTCCGGCGCGATGGGCGGGTCGGCGTCGGAGGAGTTCCTGGCCGTCGCGCCGACCGGCGAGGACACCTTCGTGCGCAGCACCGAGTCGGACTACGCGGCCAACGTCGAGGCGGTGACCACGACCCCGCCCGCCGAGCAGTCGGTCGAGGACAAGCCCGCGGCGCAGGTCCACCACACGCCCGACACGCCGACCATCGAGTCGCTGGTCGCGTTCCTCAACGGCGCGGGCCTGGGCCGGACCTTCACCGCGGCCGACACGCTGAAGAACGTCCTGGTCAAGCTCATCGCCCCGGGCAAGGGCCCGGAGCTGCTGGCCATCGGCCTGCCCGGCGACCGCGAGGTGGACTTCAAGCGCCTGGAGGCGGCCGTCGAGCCCGCCGAGGTGGCGATGCTGGAGGAGTCCGACTTCGCGAAGAACGCGTTCCTGGTCAAGGGCTACATCGGCCCGGCCGCGCTCCAGGCCAACGGCGTGCGCTACCTGGTCGACCCGCGCGTGGTGCGCGGCACGGCGTGGGTGACCGGCGCGGACAAGGCCGACCACCACGTGGTGGACCTGGTGCAGGGCCGCGACTTCACCCCCGACGGCACGATCGACGTGGCCGAGGTGCGCGAGGGCGACCCGTCGCCGGACGGTCAGGGCGTGCTGGTCGCCGCGCGTGGCATCGAGATCGGCCACATCTTCCAGCTGGGCCGCAAGTACGCGGACGCGTTCTCGCTGGACGCGCTGGGTCCGGACAGCCGGCCGGTCCGGATCACCATGGGCTCCTACGGCATCGGCGTGTCCCGCCTGGTGGCGGCGATCGCCGAGCAGAGCCACGACGACCGCGGCCTGATCTGGCCCCGCAACGTCGCGCCGGCGGACGTGCACGTGGTGGTGGCGGGCAAGGACGAGACCCTGCTGGCGGGCGGCGAGCGGCTCGCAGGCGAGCTGTCGGCGGCCGGGCTCAAGGTGCTGCTGGACGACCGCAAGGCCAGCCCCGGCGTGAAGTTCGCCGACGCCGAGCTGATCGGCGTGCCGACCATCCTGGTGGTGGGGCGCGGGCTGGCGAACGGTCTGGTCGAGGTCAAGGACCGCCGGTCGGGCGAGCGGGTGGAGGTCGCGGTGGCGGACGCGGTGCAGCACCTGCTGGACGTTGTGCGCGGCTGA
- a CDS encoding VOC family protein, whose amino-acid sequence MTLTIGMITIDTADPHKLAEFWTKALDTEVRHDWGEFLIIGPAVEGGLQLGLQRADDIAPGKNRVHFDAHVPDRAAEVARLVELGATEVAEHTVPGLTWTVLADPDGNQFCVGQPG is encoded by the coding sequence ATGACGCTGACGATCGGCATGATCACCATCGACACCGCGGACCCGCACAAGCTCGCGGAGTTCTGGACCAAGGCGCTGGACACCGAGGTGCGGCACGACTGGGGCGAGTTCCTCATCATCGGCCCCGCCGTCGAGGGCGGCCTGCAACTGGGCCTGCAACGGGCGGACGACATCGCCCCCGGCAAGAACCGGGTGCACTTCGACGCGCACGTGCCCGACCGGGCCGCCGAGGTGGCCAGACTCGTGGAGCTGGGGGCGACCGAGGTGGCCGAGCACACCGTGCCGGGCCTGACCTGGACCGTGCTGGCCGACCCGGACGGCAACCAGTTCTGCGTGGGTCAACCGGGCTGA
- the yaaA gene encoding peroxide stress protein YaaA: MLVLLPPSETKAIGGAGAPLDLDLLTRPELNPVRAKLVDALVDLAADVPASLAVLGLSERQEAEVARNAELRTAPTMPALERYTGVLYDNLDLKTLTKAERSRAAGRLAVASALFGIVHGGDPIPAYRLSGGSVLPATGPLGSLWRPVLTPALADTPVIDLRSAPYSSLAKVPHAITVRVVTEDPRGRRQAVSHFNKAHKGLLARAIVRSRAEVGSVRSLVKIAAAGGLRLEPTGERALDLIV; encoded by the coding sequence GTGCTGGTACTGCTCCCCCCGTCGGAGACCAAGGCGATCGGCGGCGCGGGCGCGCCGCTGGACCTCGACCTGCTCACGCGCCCCGAGCTGAACCCGGTCCGCGCGAAGCTGGTCGACGCCCTGGTCGACCTGGCCGCCGACGTGCCCGCGAGCCTGGCCGTGCTGGGCCTGTCCGAGCGGCAGGAGGCCGAGGTCGCGCGCAACGCCGAGCTGCGCACCGCGCCGACCATGCCGGCGCTGGAGCGCTACACCGGCGTGCTCTACGACAACCTCGACCTCAAGACCCTCACCAAGGCCGAACGCTCCCGCGCCGCCGGTCGGCTGGCGGTCGCGTCCGCCCTGTTCGGGATCGTGCACGGCGGCGACCCGATCCCGGCCTACCGGCTCTCCGGTGGCAGCGTGCTGCCCGCGACCGGCCCGCTGGGCTCGCTCTGGCGACCCGTGCTCACGCCCGCCCTGGCCGACACCCCGGTGATCGACCTGCGGTCGGCGCCCTACAGCTCGCTGGCGAAGGTCCCGCACGCCATCACGGTCCGGGTGGTCACCGAGGACCCGAGGGGGCGGCGGCAGGCGGTCAGCCACTTCAACAAGGCCCACAAGGGCCTGCTCGCGCGGGCCATCGTGCGGTCCCGCGCCGAGGTGGGATCGGTCCGCTCCCTGGTCAAGATCGCCGCCGCCGGCGGTCTCCGGCTGGAGCCCACCGGCGAGCGCGCGCTCGACCTGATCGTCTGA